From the Rhizobium sp. ARZ01 genome, the window CATCCGGCAATCGGCCCTCCGGTGGCGATGGTTGGCAGATCCATGACGACTTCACCATCGGAGGCGCTGTACCAGCAGGGCTCCAAAGACCGGCGTCATCCTTCAGCATGAGGAAGCCTAATCAAGCAATCGCACGCGCCTCCCCAGTCGGGGTCCGCGAAATCACCACACCTTACAAGAAATCGACCATGCCGCTTGCGACCACCACGAAGCGAAATCTCGTCACCACGGCATTATTGCTGCCCTCGGCGGTTTGGCTCTTCATCTTCCTAGTCCTGCCGTTCATCGCCATGGTTGTCTTTTCCTTCGGCGAGCGGGCGCCGGAGGGCGGCTACCTCCCGACTTTCACCCTGGCGCAATATGCCAACTTGCCGGCGCGCGCCGCCGCCTACTGGAACACATTGATGCTCGCTCCGGTGGGCGCGTTCCTCTGCCTTCTTGTCGCCTATCCGGCGGCCTACTACCTCGCCGTCAAGGCCGACCCGCGCTACCGGCTCATGCTGGTCTCGCTCGTCGTCGTGCCCTTCTGGACGAGCCTGCTCGTGCGCACTTATGCCTGGATGTACATCCTCGGCTCACGCGGCATCCCGAACCTGCTGTCGATGATCGGCATCGAGGACGTGCGCCTGCTCAACACGCCGGGTGCTGTCCTGCTCGGCATCGTCTACGGCTACCTGCCGCTGATGATCATGCCGATCTATGTCAGCCTGGAAAAACTCGACCGGCGACTGCTCGAAGCCTCGGCCGACCTCGGCGCGAAGCCGGTCTCGACCTTCTTTTCGGTGACCCTGCCGCTGTCGCTGCCCGGCGTCATGACCGGCGTCGCCCTCGTCACAATCCTGCTTCTCGGCGAATACCTGATTCCGCAGTTGCTCGGCGGCGGCAAAGTCTTCTTCATCGGCAATGCGCTGGTCGATCTGTTCCTGCAATCACGCAACTGGCCGTTCGGCTCAGCGATCGCAGTCACGCTGGTCGCCGTCGTCGTCGTCATCCTGATGGTGGCGATGCGGATCGCCTGGCGTATCTCCGGCACAAGACAGGTGGATCTCGTCTGATGCGCGCGCTCATTGCCTCTGTTTATCTCTTCCTCTATGCGCCGATCGCGCTCGTCGTCCTGTTCTCGTTCAACGCGGGACGCAGCGCCAGCGAGTTCACCGGCTTCTCGACGCAGTGGTACGGCAAGGCGCTGAACAACACCTTCCTCGTCGCAGCACTTCAGAACAGCCTGATCATCGCCTTCACCAGCGCCACCCTCGCGGCGGTCTTTGGCACGATGGCAGCGCTGGGCATGGAACGCCTCTCGCCGCGCACCCGCGCCGTCTTCGACGCCCTCTTCGCCGCCGCCATTGTCGTGCCGGGCGTCGTCATCGGCATCGCCACCCTCGTCGCCCTCGTCGCCGTCTTCGGCGTCATCAACCCGGCGATCGTCGGCCTGTGGCCGGGCGATAAGCCACCACAGTTCGGGCTCGGCTATGGCTCGATCATCGCCGCGCATGGGCTCTTTACCATGGCGCTGGTGGCGATGATCGTGAAGGCGCGGATCGCAAGTCTCGGGCGTGATATTGTCGAGGCATCGGCTGATCTTTACGCGACGCCCTGGACCACGTTCCACCAGATCGTGCTGCCGCAGATTCTGCCGTCCGTGCTCGCCGGCTTCCTGCTGGCCTTCACTTTCTCCTTCGACGATTTCATCGTCGCCTTCTTCGTCGCCGGGCCGAAGACGACATTGCCGATCTACGTCTTCGCCTCGATCCGTCGCGGCGTAACACCCGAAATCAACGCGATCGCGACGATGGTTCTGGTCGCCTCGCTCTTTCTCATCCTCATCGCACGCGTGCTGATGCGCGAAAAGAAGGCCAAAAGGAGCACAGCGGAGTGAACGGGATGATCCTGAAGGACCGCGTCGCCATCGTCACCGGCGCCGGCTCCGGCATCGGCCGGGCGGGGGCGGAAATCATGGCCCGCGAGGGCGCGATCGTCTGCATTGTCGATCGTGACGCGGCAGGCGCCGCCGAGACCACTGAGCGCATCGTGTCTACCGGCGGAAGGGCGGAAAAGCTCGTGCTTGACGTCACAGACGACATCGCCCTCGAAGCGGCGATCACAGATGTGCTTTCCCGTCACGGCCGCATCGACATCCTGCACAATCACGCCGGCGCCCAGGTCGCGGGAGACCTCGAGCAGGTCGCTGTCGAGGGCTTTGATCGCTCCTGGAACCTGAATGTCCGCTCCCATTTTATGGCTGCAAGACTCGTGATGCCGGCGATGAAAAGCCAGGGCAAGGGCGTGATCCTCAACACCTCCTCGTCTTCCGGCGTGCTCTACGACCGCGAGATGATCGCCTACACGACGACCAAGCACGCCGTCATCGCGATGACGAAGCAGATGGCCGGTGACTATGCGAGATCCGGCATCCGGGTGAACGCGCTCTGCCCCGGCTGGGTCGATACGCCTTTCAATGCACCCTTCATCGTTCAGATGGGCGGCCGTGGCGCGATCGAGGCCTATGTTCGCGACAAGGTGCCGATGGGGCGCTGGGCGGATGTCTCGGAAATTGCCGAACCGATCCTGTTCCTCGTCTCGGACCGGTCGAGCTACATGACCGGACAAATCCTGGTGGTAGACGGCGGCGAGACAGTCGTGTGACCGAACTGGACGCGCTGTCAAGCAGCACCAGCGCAATAGCATAACGCGCCGGCACGCGCTTGGCCCGCCTTGTCCAAGGGCGTATATTGACAGGCCATGAATGCGGATGGGGGACGCCGTGCCCGCGCTGCTTCTTTCGCTCCTCTTCTTCGTGACACTTGCTGTTCCGGCCCATGCCGCGGACGTGGACGCCGCGATCGTGTTTGCCGTCGATGCCTCGGCCTCGGTCGATCGCGCGACCGCGAGGATGCAGCGCGATGGCCATGCGATGGCGATTTCCGATCCGGCGGTGGTTGCGGCGATTTCGCAAGGTCCCAGCGGCTGCATCGCCGTCACCTACATGGAATGGGCAAGCCCGGGCCAGACGAGATCGGTCCTGCCCTGGCGTCAGGTGTGCCGTTTGGAAGACGCCCTTTCGGTCGCCCGCGCGATACGCCAATTTGCAAACGACGGAGACAGATGCCGCAGCTACTGCGCGACTTCCATATCGGACGCTATCGATTCCGCGAGCACCTTGCTGGACAGGTTCGTCGGCGTCCCTCTGGTGAAGATCATCGATATTTCGGCGAACGGAACGAACAACGACGGCGCACCGCTTTTTGCAAGTCGCGCGCGAGCGATTGCCCGCGGCTTTACGATCAACGCGATCGTTGCTCCGCAAATCAGATTTGGCGTGCCCCGCCATCTGACCGATTACT encodes:
- a CDS encoding ABC transporter permease — encoded protein: MRALIASVYLFLYAPIALVVLFSFNAGRSASEFTGFSTQWYGKALNNTFLVAALQNSLIIAFTSATLAAVFGTMAALGMERLSPRTRAVFDALFAAAIVVPGVVIGIATLVALVAVFGVINPAIVGLWPGDKPPQFGLGYGSIIAAHGLFTMALVAMIVKARIASLGRDIVEASADLYATPWTTFHQIVLPQILPSVLAGFLLAFTFSFDDFIVAFFVAGPKTTLPIYVFASIRRGVTPEINAIATMVLVASLFLILIARVLMREKKAKRSTAE
- a CDS encoding DUF1194 domain-containing protein, which produces MDAAIVFAVDASASVDRATARMQRDGHAMAISDPAVVAAISQGPSGCIAVTYMEWASPGQTRSVLPWRQVCRLEDALSVARAIRQFANDGDRCRSYCATSISDAIDSASTLLDRFVGVPLVKIIDISANGTNNDGAPLFASRARAIARGFTINAIVAPQIRFGVPRHLTDYFGDFVIGGEGAFVIEPETMADYAFALRRKLISEISFAVDRPELGRDTLPIGWVGKAAPRQAPFRR
- a CDS encoding SDR family oxidoreductase, translating into MILKDRVAIVTGAGSGIGRAGAEIMAREGAIVCIVDRDAAGAAETTERIVSTGGRAEKLVLDVTDDIALEAAITDVLSRHGRIDILHNHAGAQVAGDLEQVAVEGFDRSWNLNVRSHFMAARLVMPAMKSQGKGVILNTSSSSGVLYDREMIAYTTTKHAVIAMTKQMAGDYARSGIRVNALCPGWVDTPFNAPFIVQMGGRGAIEAYVRDKVPMGRWADVSEIAEPILFLVSDRSSYMTGQILVVDGGETVV
- a CDS encoding ABC transporter permease, whose protein sequence is MPLATTTKRNLVTTALLLPSAVWLFIFLVLPFIAMVVFSFGERAPEGGYLPTFTLAQYANLPARAAAYWNTLMLAPVGAFLCLLVAYPAAYYLAVKADPRYRLMLVSLVVVPFWTSLLVRTYAWMYILGSRGIPNLLSMIGIEDVRLLNTPGAVLLGIVYGYLPLMIMPIYVSLEKLDRRLLEASADLGAKPVSTFFSVTLPLSLPGVMTGVALVTILLLGEYLIPQLLGGGKVFFIGNALVDLFLQSRNWPFGSAIAVTLVAVVVVILMVAMRIAWRISGTRQVDLV